In the Azospirillum formosense genome, one interval contains:
- a CDS encoding iron ABC transporter permease: MTSLALTRESIARVRPGPAVAAVLIALFLLLFLVVPVVQVIFVAFQDKTTGAFTLINFADFFQNDLFMRSFWNSFYVSAMSVVVASALALPLAYLTTRFEFRGAVLIQSLGIIPLIMPPFIGAVAMQLLFGRNGTVNLLLRDHFGISIPFMEGLNGVIFVQSIHYFPFILINLSASLKNIDRAMEESAQNLGCHGFRLFRRIVFPLAMPGYVAGASLVFIKVFDDLGTPLLLNVNDMLAPQAYLRISSIGIADPMGYVISVVLIVCSLLALWVSALAMKGKDYATVQRGGGGLARRRMKPLEQVAAYAVVLLILVLVLAPHIGLTLLSFATIWSFSPFPDAFTMKHYGTVFLESGQYITNTLLYASLAALLDVVIGTAIAYLVLRSKLPGRQWLDYIAMAALAVPGVVLGIGYLRSFYDVPMPFTGQPLSGFWLILVFALAIRRLPYALRACTAALQQVSNSLEEAAENLGATKLRTISRVVVPLMSGGILAGFVTSFATAAVELSATIMLVHSQSDAPLAYGLYVYMQSAAGRGPGAALGVFAVVIVGLGTYLSHVIIERGRRERGQDH, translated from the coding sequence ATGACGTCTCTTGCGCTCACGCGCGAAAGCATCGCGCGCGTGCGGCCGGGGCCGGCGGTGGCGGCTGTGCTGATCGCGCTGTTCCTGCTGCTGTTCCTCGTCGTGCCGGTCGTCCAGGTCATCTTCGTCGCCTTCCAGGACAAGACGACCGGGGCCTTCACCCTGATCAACTTCGCCGACTTCTTCCAGAACGACCTGTTCATGCGGTCCTTCTGGAACTCCTTCTACGTCTCCGCCATGTCGGTGGTGGTGGCGAGCGCGCTGGCCCTGCCGCTGGCCTATCTGACGACGCGCTTCGAGTTCCGCGGCGCCGTGCTGATCCAGAGCCTGGGCATCATCCCGCTGATCATGCCGCCCTTCATCGGCGCCGTGGCGATGCAGCTCCTGTTCGGGCGCAACGGCACGGTCAACCTGCTGCTGCGCGACCATTTCGGCATCTCCATTCCCTTCATGGAGGGGCTGAACGGCGTCATCTTCGTGCAGAGCATCCACTATTTCCCGTTCATCCTCATCAACCTGTCGGCCAGCCTGAAGAACATCGACCGGGCGATGGAGGAATCGGCGCAGAACCTCGGCTGCCACGGCTTCCGGCTGTTCCGCCGCATCGTCTTCCCGCTGGCCATGCCGGGCTACGTCGCCGGCGCGTCGCTGGTCTTCATCAAGGTGTTCGACGATCTGGGCACGCCGCTGCTGCTCAACGTCAACGACATGCTGGCGCCGCAGGCGTATCTGCGCATCTCCTCCATCGGCATCGCCGACCCGATGGGCTACGTGATCTCGGTGGTGCTGATCGTCTGCTCGCTGCTGGCCCTGTGGGTGTCGGCGCTGGCGATGAAGGGCAAGGACTACGCGACCGTCCAGCGCGGCGGCGGCGGTCTGGCGCGGCGGCGCATGAAGCCGCTGGAGCAGGTCGCGGCCTACGCGGTCGTGCTGCTGATCCTGGTGCTGGTGCTGGCGCCGCACATCGGCCTGACGCTGCTGTCCTTCGCGACGATCTGGTCCTTCAGCCCGTTCCCCGACGCCTTCACGATGAAGCATTACGGGACCGTCTTCCTGGAGAGCGGCCAGTACATCACCAACACGCTGCTCTACGCCTCGCTGGCGGCGCTGCTCGACGTGGTGATCGGCACGGCCATCGCCTATCTGGTGCTGCGCAGCAAGCTGCCGGGCCGGCAATGGCTGGACTACATCGCCATGGCGGCGCTGGCGGTGCCGGGCGTGGTGCTGGGCATCGGCTATCTGCGCAGCTTCTACGACGTGCCCATGCCCTTCACCGGGCAGCCGCTGTCCGGCTTCTGGCTGATCCTGGTCTTCGCGCTGGCGATCCGCCGCCTGCCCTACGCGCTGCGCGCCTGCACCGCGGCCCTGCAGCAGGTCAGCAACTCGCTGGAGGAGGCGGCCGAGAATCTGGGCGCCACCAAGCTGCGCACCATCAGCCGCGTGGTCGTGCCGCTGATGTCCGGCGGCATCCTGGCCGGTTTCGTCACCAGCTTCGCCACCGCGGCGGTCGAGCTGTCGGCGACCATCATGCTGGTCCATTCGCAGAGCGACGCGCCGCTGGCCTACGGCCTCTACGTCTACATGCAGTCGGCGGCCGGGCGCGGGCCGGGGGCGGCGCTGGGCGTCTTCGCCGTCGTCATCGTCGGGCTGGGCACCTACCTGTCGCATGTCATCATCGAGCGGGGCCGGCGCGAGCGCGGCCAGGACCATTGA
- a CDS encoding ABC transporter ATP-binding protein produces MNHQFSPASLAAGMQSVGVRIDGVDLSYGSHRVLKDIHLDIKPGEFFAFLGPSGCGKTTLLRLIAGFNIAQRGQVTIGGRDISGLPAHKRDVGMVFQSYALWPHMTVRRNVAFGLEERRVPRAEIERRVDAALDLVGLKHLADRRPSQLSGGQQQRVALARTIVIEPKVLLLDEPLSNLDAKLRVQMRQELLSLQRKLGLTTIFVTHDQEEANTICDRIAVMEDGIVQQVGTPQELYDHPANLFVAGFLGTANVLEGQVRAVDGGGTAFVIGGGVPIPLPHGVEPGAEGKLMFRPQNLSIRQDGGPPRHGHVRLMGVVRHREFLGASIRYAVDIGGQQVQVDAPHQAGDALLPTDTPITLDLAADKARFLRR; encoded by the coding sequence ATGAACCATCAATTCTCCCCCGCCTCCCTGGCCGCCGGCATGCAGAGCGTCGGCGTCCGCATCGACGGCGTGGACCTGTCCTACGGCAGCCACCGCGTGCTGAAGGACATCCACCTCGACATCAAGCCGGGCGAGTTCTTCGCCTTCCTCGGCCCGTCGGGCTGCGGCAAGACCACGCTGCTTCGCCTGATCGCCGGCTTCAACATCGCGCAGCGCGGGCAGGTGACGATCGGCGGGCGCGACATCTCGGGCCTGCCGGCGCACAAGCGCGACGTCGGCATGGTGTTCCAGAGCTACGCGCTGTGGCCGCACATGACGGTGCGCCGCAACGTCGCCTTCGGACTGGAGGAGCGGCGCGTGCCGCGCGCGGAGATCGAGCGGCGGGTGGACGCGGCGCTCGACCTCGTCGGGCTGAAGCATCTGGCCGACCGCCGGCCGTCGCAGCTGTCCGGCGGCCAGCAGCAGCGCGTCGCGCTGGCCCGCACCATCGTGATCGAGCCGAAGGTGCTGCTGCTGGACGAGCCGCTGTCGAACCTGGACGCCAAGCTGCGCGTGCAGATGCGCCAGGAGCTGCTGAGCCTGCAGCGCAAGCTGGGTCTGACCACCATCTTCGTCACCCACGACCAGGAGGAGGCCAACACCATCTGCGACCGCATCGCGGTGATGGAGGACGGCATCGTCCAGCAGGTGGGCACCCCGCAGGAGCTGTACGACCACCCGGCCAACCTGTTCGTCGCCGGCTTCCTCGGCACCGCCAACGTGCTGGAGGGGCAGGTGCGCGCCGTGGACGGCGGCGGCACGGCCTTCGTCATTGGCGGCGGCGTGCCGATCCCGCTGCCGCACGGCGTGGAGCCGGGGGCCGAGGGCAAGCTGATGTTCCGGCCGCAGAACCTGTCTATTCGTCAGGACGGAGGGCCGCCGCGTCATGGCCATGTCCGGCTGATGGGCGTGGTGCGGCACCGCGAGTTCCTGGGCGCCTCGATCCGCTACGCGGTGGACATCGGGGGGCAGCAGGTGCAGGTTGACGCCCCGCACCAGGCCGGCGACGCGCTGCTGCCGACCGACACCCCGATCACCCTCGACCTCGCGGCCGACAAGGCCCGCTTCCTGCGCCGATAG
- a CDS encoding histidine phosphatase family protein: MLNRLVFCRHGETESNVGGWLAGSRDVSLTERGLAQAHAAAAALAAQGSPVAAIHSSPQRRARETAGVIGTALGLPVTVVPGLEERRWGDLEGGAVPADLLREEVPGGESLTAFQARVAAALDGLPVPADGRPPLVVAHAGTWHALCRWLGLAPDTLWPPNAMPVTLERAGVHEGIGAPVSGSR, translated from the coding sequence GTGTTGAACCGCCTCGTCTTCTGCCGGCATGGCGAGACGGAGAGCAACGTCGGCGGCTGGCTGGCCGGGTCGCGCGACGTGTCTCTGACCGAGCGCGGGCTGGCGCAGGCCCACGCCGCCGCCGCGGCGCTGGCCGCCCAGGGCAGCCCGGTCGCCGCCATCCATTCCAGCCCGCAGCGGCGCGCGCGGGAAACCGCCGGCGTCATCGGCACGGCGCTGGGCCTGCCGGTGACCGTCGTCCCCGGTCTGGAAGAAAGGCGCTGGGGCGATCTGGAGGGCGGCGCCGTGCCGGCGGACCTTCTGCGCGAGGAGGTTCCGGGCGGTGAAAGCCTCACCGCCTTCCAGGCCCGCGTCGCCGCCGCGCTGGACGGCTTGCCGGTTCCGGCGGACGGGCGGCCGCCGCTGGTGGTGGCGCACGCCGGCACGTGGCACGCGCTGTGCCGCTGGCTCGGCCTCGCCCCGGACACGCTGTGGCCACCCAACGCGATGCCCGTGACGCTGGAGCGCGCCGGGGTTCACGAAGGCATCGGGGCGCCGGTCAGCGGATCTCGATGA
- the aspT gene encoding aspartate-alanine antiporter, whose amino-acid sequence MSWLHSIVNQAPEIALFLSLAGGYWVGKFQFGKFQLGGVAGSLLVAVVISQIGVSIDNGVKAILFALFIYAVGFESGPKFFQSLGRQSIREIILAVVLAVSGLVTVVIMARLTGLDKGLAAGIASGGLTQSAIIGTASSAIGKLGLPAEEVQRLQGNVAVGYAVTYIFGSFGAILVCVNLLPWIMKRSIRDDAIKAETAMLAGAHFLARGEEYAMPPLVGRLYQIERAAGRTVAQIEADSADGPVSVERVKRNNALIGLQPDLRLEAGDVVLLVGRRAGVVGLADRLGPELQSSQGMDLIMLVRDVAITNPAFVHRSVAEIRKASSANLYHGVYVTGIKRSDRPLPLAPDTVIEAGDVATLYGTAEDVQRVAASVGTEVIASDKTDFIYHGLGLALGLLVGLAVIRIGDIPLTLGSGGGALLAGLLFGWYRTRNLAIGNMPTPASTLLRDLGLAGFVAVVGLQSGRQAVSTVVESGLSIFLVGVVVTLVPMIITLLVGRYLLRYDNAAIFAGALSGSRSANPAFGEVLDKAGNSIPTVPFAITYALANVFLTLLGPLVVAFV is encoded by the coding sequence ATGTCATGGCTTCACTCGATCGTCAACCAAGCCCCGGAAATTGCGTTATTTCTTTCCCTGGCGGGCGGCTACTGGGTCGGTAAGTTTCAATTCGGCAAGTTCCAGCTCGGCGGGGTTGCCGGATCACTGCTGGTCGCCGTGGTGATCAGCCAAATCGGCGTTTCGATCGACAACGGCGTCAAAGCGATTCTCTTCGCTTTGTTCATTTACGCGGTCGGCTTTGAAAGCGGTCCGAAGTTTTTTCAATCGCTGGGACGGCAGTCGATCCGCGAAATCATCCTGGCGGTGGTCCTGGCGGTCAGCGGTCTGGTCACCGTCGTGATCATGGCCCGCCTGACCGGCCTCGACAAAGGTCTGGCGGCGGGCATCGCATCCGGCGGGCTGACCCAGTCGGCCATCATCGGCACGGCCAGCTCGGCCATCGGCAAGCTCGGGCTGCCGGCGGAGGAGGTGCAGCGCCTCCAGGGCAACGTCGCGGTCGGCTACGCCGTCACCTACATCTTCGGGTCCTTCGGCGCCATCCTGGTCTGCGTCAACCTGCTGCCCTGGATCATGAAGCGCAGCATCCGCGACGACGCCATCAAGGCGGAAACCGCGATGCTGGCCGGCGCCCATTTCCTGGCGCGGGGCGAGGAATACGCCATGCCGCCCCTGGTCGGGCGCCTCTACCAGATCGAGCGGGCGGCCGGGCGGACGGTGGCGCAGATCGAGGCGGACTCCGCCGACGGTCCGGTCAGCGTGGAACGGGTGAAGCGCAACAACGCGCTGATCGGGTTGCAGCCGGACTTGCGGCTGGAGGCCGGGGACGTCGTGCTGCTGGTCGGACGACGGGCCGGGGTGGTCGGTCTTGCCGACCGGCTCGGCCCGGAGCTTCAGTCCTCGCAGGGCATGGACCTCATCATGCTGGTGCGCGATGTGGCCATCACCAACCCCGCCTTCGTGCACCGCAGTGTCGCCGAGATCCGCAAAGCGTCCTCGGCCAATCTGTACCACGGCGTCTATGTGACCGGCATCAAGCGGAGCGACCGGCCGCTGCCGCTCGCTCCCGACACGGTGATCGAAGCCGGCGACGTCGCCACGCTCTACGGCACCGCGGAGGATGTGCAGCGCGTCGCCGCGTCGGTGGGGACGGAGGTCATCGCGAGCGACAAGACCGACTTCATCTACCACGGGCTGGGGCTGGCGCTCGGCCTGCTCGTCGGTCTGGCCGTCATCCGCATCGGCGACATCCCGCTGACGCTGGGCAGCGGCGGCGGCGCCCTGCTGGCCGGTCTGCTGTTCGGCTGGTACCGCACCCGCAACCTCGCCATCGGGAACATGCCGACGCCGGCCTCCACGCTGCTGCGCGACCTGGGTCTGGCCGGCTTCGTCGCCGTGGTCGGCCTCCAATCGGGCCGGCAGGCCGTGAGCACCGTGGTCGAGAGCGGGCTGAGCATCTTCCTGGTCGGCGTGGTCGTGACGCTGGTGCCGATGATCATCACCCTGCTCGTCGGCCGCTATCTGCTGCGCTACGACAACGCGGCCATCTTCGCCGGCGCGCTCTCCGGGTCGCGCAGCGCCAACCCCGCCTTCGGCGAGGTGCTCGACAAGGCCGGCAACTCCATCCCGACCGTTCCCTTCGCCATCACCTACGCGCTGGCGAACGTCTTCCTGACCCTGCTGGGGCCGCTGGTGGTGGCCTTCGTGTAA
- a CDS encoding extracellular solute-binding protein codes for MSRTLHGVAAALAVLLASSTAAFAQDPSGKLVVVTSFPKDLTSAFQQAFQKAYPKVTLEVLNRNTNAGVKYLQETASNNGTDLFWASAPDAFEVLKGANLLQAYKPKVEGIPEKVGAYPINDPEGMYAGFAASGYGIMWNSRYMKANELPAPKEWSDLAKPVYYDHVAISAPSRSGTTHLTIETILQGEGWEKGWRTNKEIAGNYRTITERSFGVPDGVNSGSFGIGIVIDFFALSSQASGFPVEFAYPTVTTIVPANIGIVKNAPNKAAAETFVDFILSPQGQEVLLQPAIRRLPVNPATYAKAPADYPNPFKDTSLGSQVNFDVEVSQARYNVVDALFDQLITFQLDGLKAATRAIHQADAALAKKPNDKAKALLAEARDLVAAMPVTAQEAADPQLAGAFTVERKSATDAVPERQAQVEQKWAAFAKENYAAARKKAEEALALAR; via the coding sequence ATGTCTCGCACGCTGCACGGCGTCGCGGCCGCCCTGGCCGTCCTGCTCGCTTCCAGCACCGCCGCCTTCGCCCAGGACCCGTCGGGCAAGCTGGTCGTCGTCACGTCCTTCCCGAAGGACCTGACCAGTGCCTTCCAGCAGGCCTTCCAGAAGGCCTATCCGAAGGTCACGCTGGAGGTTCTGAACCGCAACACCAACGCGGGCGTGAAGTACCTCCAGGAGACGGCGTCGAACAACGGCACCGACCTGTTCTGGGCTTCCGCCCCCGACGCCTTCGAGGTCCTGAAGGGCGCCAACCTGCTGCAGGCCTACAAGCCGAAGGTCGAGGGCATTCCCGAGAAGGTCGGCGCCTACCCGATCAACGATCCGGAGGGCATGTACGCCGGCTTCGCCGCCTCGGGCTACGGCATCATGTGGAACAGCCGCTACATGAAGGCCAACGAGCTGCCGGCCCCCAAGGAGTGGTCGGACCTCGCCAAGCCGGTCTATTACGACCATGTCGCCATCTCCGCCCCGTCGCGCTCCGGCACCACGCACCTGACCATCGAGACCATCCTCCAGGGCGAGGGCTGGGAGAAGGGCTGGCGGACCAACAAGGAGATCGCCGGCAACTACCGCACCATCACCGAGCGCAGCTTCGGCGTGCCGGACGGCGTCAACTCCGGCAGCTTCGGTATCGGCATCGTGATCGACTTCTTCGCGCTGTCGTCCCAGGCGTCGGGCTTCCCGGTTGAGTTCGCCTACCCGACGGTCACCACCATCGTGCCGGCCAACATCGGCATCGTGAAGAACGCCCCCAACAAGGCGGCCGCCGAGACCTTCGTCGACTTCATCCTGTCGCCGCAGGGCCAGGAGGTTCTGCTGCAGCCGGCGATCCGCCGCCTGCCGGTCAACCCGGCGACCTACGCCAAGGCCCCGGCCGACTACCCGAACCCGTTCAAGGACACCTCGCTGGGCTCGCAGGTGAACTTCGACGTCGAGGTGTCGCAGGCCCGCTACAACGTGGTGGACGCGCTGTTCGACCAGCTCATCACCTTCCAGCTCGACGGGCTGAAGGCGGCGACCCGCGCCATCCATCAGGCCGACGCCGCCCTGGCCAAGAAGCCCAACGACAAGGCCAAGGCGCTGCTGGCCGAGGCGCGCGACCTCGTCGCCGCCATGCCGGTGACCGCCCAGGAGGCCGCCGACCCGCAGCTCGCCGGAGCCTTCACGGTGGAGCGCAAGAGCGCCACCGACGCCGTGCCGGAGCGCCAGGCGCAGGTGGAGCAGAAGTGGGCCGCCTTCGCCAAGGAGAACTACGCCGCCGCCCGCAAGAAGGCCGAAGAGGCCCTGGCGCTGGCCCGCTGA
- the gph gene encoding phosphoglycolate phosphatase (PGP is an essential enzyme in the glycolate salvage pathway in higher organisms (photorespiration in plants). Phosphoglycolate results from the oxidase activity of RubisCO in the Calvin cycle when concentrations of carbon dioxide are low relative to oxygen. This enzyme is a member of the Haloacid Dehalogenase (HAD) superfamily of aspartate-nucleophile hydrolase enzymes (PF00702).) translates to MTSLPNRKSLRAVAFDLDGTLVDSAADLMHASNALLAELGRPPVDLPAVRSFIGDGVAKLVERVLTATGGLPGAEETAAHTRRFLAIYEADPSAHSALYPGVAETLTALSAAGLKLGVCTNKPMAATRRLLADLGIADRFTAVVGGDSFPSRKPSPEPVLGLLALMDVRPEETVFVGDNEHDVAAARAAGVARVLVLRYGYARVPLDSLPHDGILERFGDLTGALPAASAC, encoded by the coding sequence GTGACCAGCCTTCCCAACCGCAAGTCCTTGCGCGCCGTCGCCTTCGACCTCGACGGCACGCTGGTGGACAGCGCCGCCGACCTGATGCACGCCTCCAACGCCCTGCTCGCCGAGCTGGGCCGCCCGCCGGTCGATCTGCCGGCGGTGCGCTCCTTCATCGGCGACGGGGTGGCCAAGCTGGTGGAGCGGGTCCTGACCGCCACCGGCGGCCTGCCCGGAGCGGAGGAGACGGCGGCCCACACCCGCCGCTTCCTCGCCATCTACGAGGCCGACCCCAGCGCCCACAGCGCGCTCTATCCCGGCGTGGCGGAGACGCTGACGGCGCTGTCCGCGGCCGGGCTGAAACTGGGGGTGTGCACCAACAAGCCGATGGCGGCGACCCGGCGGCTGCTCGCCGACCTCGGCATCGCCGACCGCTTCACCGCGGTCGTCGGCGGGGACAGCTTCCCCAGCCGCAAGCCCTCGCCGGAGCCGGTGCTCGGCCTGCTCGCCCTGATGGATGTCCGGCCCGAGGAGACCGTCTTCGTCGGCGACAACGAGCATGACGTGGCCGCCGCCCGTGCCGCCGGGGTGGCGCGGGTGCTGGTGCTGCGCTACGGCTACGCGCGGGTGCCGCTCGACAGCCTTCCCCACGACGGCATCCTGGAGCGCTTCGGCGACCTGACGGGGGCGCTGCCGGCGGCCTCGGCGTGTTGA
- a CDS encoding bifunctional aspartate transaminase/aspartate 4-decarboxylase: protein MDSIDYSRYAKLSPFELKDELIKLASGRENRLMLNAGRGNPNFLATLPRRAFFRLGLFAVAEAELSFSYMPNGVGGLPRIEGIEGRFERYVSEHRDQEGVVFLGRALSYVRDQLGLSGSGFLHEVVEGVLGANYPVPPRMLAISEDIVRHYLVKEMVGGFLPPGSVDLFAVEGGTAAMTYIFNTMKQNGLIERGDKVAIGLPVFTPYIEIPELDEYGLTEVGINADPAKGWQYPDSELDKLKDPAVKVFFCVNPSNPPSVKMDDRSLDRIAAIVKNERKDLIILTDDVYGTFADDFRSLFAVCPGNTMLVYSFSKYFGATGWRLGVIATHKQNICDQRIAGLPEERKAALDRRYGSLAPDVRALRFIDRLVADSRTVALNHTAGLSTPQQVQMVLFSLFALMDEQDGYKAELKKVIRRREAALYRELGLPTQSDPNAVDYYTLLDLEDIALKLYGPEYAAWVKANFVPNDLLFRIAAETGIVLLPGKGFGTLQPAARVSLANLNEYEYAAIGRSLRGMADQSYEEFKKQRPNGKAPNGQTKPG, encoded by the coding sequence ATGGACTCGATCGATTACAGCCGATACGCGAAGCTCAGTCCCTTCGAACTGAAGGACGAATTGATCAAGCTCGCCTCCGGCCGCGAAAACCGGCTGATGCTGAACGCGGGGCGCGGCAACCCGAACTTCCTGGCGACGCTGCCGCGCCGGGCCTTCTTCCGGCTGGGCCTGTTCGCGGTCGCCGAGGCCGAACTGTCCTTCTCCTACATGCCGAACGGCGTCGGCGGCCTGCCGCGGATCGAGGGCATCGAGGGCCGGTTCGAACGCTACGTCTCGGAGCATCGCGACCAGGAGGGGGTCGTGTTTCTCGGCCGCGCGCTGAGCTACGTGCGCGACCAGCTCGGCCTGTCGGGCTCCGGCTTCCTGCACGAGGTGGTGGAGGGGGTGCTGGGAGCGAACTACCCGGTGCCGCCGCGCATGCTGGCGATCAGCGAGGACATCGTCCGGCACTATCTGGTGAAGGAGATGGTCGGCGGCTTCCTGCCGCCCGGCAGCGTCGATCTGTTCGCGGTCGAGGGCGGCACCGCGGCGATGACCTACATCTTCAACACCATGAAGCAGAACGGGCTGATCGAGCGCGGCGACAAGGTCGCCATCGGCCTGCCCGTCTTCACCCCCTACATCGAGATCCCGGAACTCGACGAGTACGGGCTGACGGAGGTCGGCATCAACGCCGACCCGGCCAAGGGCTGGCAGTACCCGGACTCCGAGCTGGACAAGCTGAAGGACCCGGCGGTCAAGGTGTTCTTCTGCGTCAACCCCAGCAACCCGCCCTCGGTCAAGATGGACGACCGCAGCCTCGACCGCATCGCGGCCATCGTGAAGAACGAGCGGAAGGACCTGATCATCCTGACCGACGACGTGTACGGGACCTTCGCGGACGATTTCCGGTCGTTGTTCGCCGTCTGCCCCGGGAACACCATGCTGGTCTATTCCTTCTCGAAGTATTTCGGGGCGACGGGATGGCGGCTGGGGGTGATCGCCACCCACAAGCAGAACATCTGCGACCAGCGGATCGCCGGCCTGCCGGAGGAGCGGAAGGCGGCGCTCGACCGTCGCTACGGCTCGCTGGCGCCGGACGTGCGCGCCCTGCGCTTCATCGACCGGCTGGTCGCCGACAGCCGCACCGTGGCGCTGAACCACACCGCCGGTCTGTCCACGCCGCAGCAGGTGCAGATGGTGCTGTTCTCGCTGTTCGCCCTGATGGACGAGCAGGACGGCTACAAGGCCGAGCTGAAGAAGGTCATCCGCCGGCGCGAGGCCGCCCTGTACCGCGAGCTGGGCCTGCCGACGCAGTCCGACCCGAACGCGGTGGACTACTACACGCTTCTCGACCTGGAGGACATCGCGCTGAAGCTCTACGGCCCGGAGTACGCGGCCTGGGTGAAGGCGAACTTCGTTCCGAACGACCTGCTGTTCCGCATCGCCGCGGAGACCGGCATCGTCCTGCTGCCGGGCAAGGGCTTCGGCACCCTGCAGCCGGCCGCCCGCGTCTCGCTGGCCAATCTGAACGAGTACGAATACGCGGCGATCGGGCGCTCGCTGCGCGGAATGGCCGACCAGTCCTACGAGGAGTTCAAAAAACAGCGGCCGAACGGGAAGGCGCCGAACGGCCAGACGAAGCCCGGCTGA